The proteins below are encoded in one region of Winogradskyella helgolandensis:
- the allB gene encoding allantoinase AllB: protein MEECLIYSKRCFLDDVFKEATIHVKHGKIHRINAGYHQVENIPFLDYQNLIVMPGIIDAHVHINEPGREDWEGFDTATKAAAIGGVTTLIEMPLNASPVTTNIKSFKLKQDASKGKLHVNCGFYGGVIPTNKKDIEDLIKAGVFGIKGFLSHSGIDEFPNVSKLDLEAIAPILKQYDTPLLLHCELTDEAIPEVTNPKSYQEYLESRPQHWETNAIDLALELQKAFDIKVHIVHLSASEGIERIKQRKKETNKLTVETCPHYLYFNAETIPDESPIFKCAPPIREKANNDQLWDFLLDDGFNFLASDHSPAPPERKQLESGDFFKAWGGISGLQFTLPILFSEGKKRGLPTEKLISLLTKKPAEFLGINDKKGALIAGFDADITVWDDTLEIPILEGTIQHKHKATPYMNEKLIGKVMHTFVNGVQVVEDSKLKTLQQGQLLLKRIYD, encoded by the coding sequence ATGGAAGAATGTCTTATATATAGTAAGCGATGCTTTTTAGATGATGTATTTAAAGAAGCTACAATTCATGTAAAACATGGGAAAATTCATCGTATAAACGCAGGATATCATCAAGTTGAAAACATTCCGTTTTTAGACTATCAGAACCTTATCGTTATGCCTGGCATTATTGATGCGCACGTGCATATTAATGAACCTGGACGCGAAGATTGGGAAGGTTTTGATACAGCCACAAAAGCGGCAGCTATTGGAGGTGTCACTACGCTAATTGAAATGCCATTAAATGCAAGTCCAGTTACTACAAACATCAAATCATTTAAATTAAAACAAGACGCTTCTAAAGGTAAGCTTCATGTGAATTGCGGATTTTATGGTGGTGTTATTCCAACAAATAAAAAGGATATAGAAGATTTAATAAAAGCAGGTGTTTTTGGAATTAAAGGTTTTCTATCCCATTCGGGAATTGATGAATTTCCTAATGTTTCAAAACTAGATTTGGAAGCTATTGCGCCTATTCTAAAACAATATGACACCCCTTTATTGCTTCATTGTGAATTAACTGACGAGGCTATTCCTGAAGTGACAAATCCTAAAAGTTATCAAGAGTATTTAGAATCAAGACCTCAACATTGGGAAACTAATGCTATTGATTTAGCTTTAGAGCTTCAAAAAGCCTTTGATATTAAAGTGCATATTGTTCATCTTTCGGCTTCAGAAGGTATTGAGCGGATTAAACAGCGCAAAAAAGAAACCAATAAACTGACTGTAGAAACCTGTCCGCATTATTTATATTTTAATGCCGAAACCATTCCGGATGAGTCACCCATTTTCAAATGTGCTCCACCCATTAGAGAAAAAGCTAATAATGACCAACTTTGGGACTTTTTATTAGACGATGGTTTTAACTTTTTAGCCTCAGACCACTCACCTGCTCCACCTGAACGTAAACAATTAGAAAGTGGAGATTTCTTTAAAGCTTGGGGAGGCATATCAGGATTGCAGTTTACACTTCCTATATTGTTTTCTGAAGGTAAAAAAAGAGGATTACCAACAGAAAAACTCATTTCATTGCTAACAAAGAAACCAGCAGAATTTTTAGGAATTAATGATAAAAAAGGTGCTTTAATCGCAGGCTTTGATGCTGATATTACAGTTTGGGATGACACTTTAGAAATTCCTATTTTAGAAGGCACCATACAACACAAGCATAAAGCAACACCATATATGAATGAAAAGCTCATTGGAAAAGTAATGCATACATTTGTGAATGGTGTTCAAGTAGTTGAAGACTCAAAATTAAAGACGCTTCAACAAGGACAATTACTACTTAAGAGGATATATGATTAA
- a CDS encoding urate hydroxylase PuuD, with translation MIKILILLTWLTIFIIIVAGTYKIQNLISDFKAKGKDEKAEVLQTSQNWFYALIVIASICGIGVLYLFLKGTIYESHFFEWLNLTVRLIHITFGIAWIGASFYFVFLENALNRTENVRDELAGNLWAVHGGGFYYVEKYKLAPKKIPKHLHWFKYEAYFTWLSGFCLLSIVYYFNASSYLIDPEVLDILPSTAIAISVASLIIGWILYDQICKRLSNNKVVFTMAITVLMFLFAWFYAQVFSGRAAYIHFGAFLGTLMAANVFFIIIPGQKRMVAAAKKGLLPDPADGKAAGLRSYTNNYFTLPVLFVMISNHFPSTFGNAYQWIVLIGITLGTAGVKHYLNLREKGQLSIWVMPISVLLLFGMAFMTAPTPPKYENCQEMVSFIDVQTIINNRCTVCHSSNPTDAVWKVAPNGVKYDTAEQIYNLKDKIFQRVVVSKNMPFNNNQTGMTQEERDMINCWINQGAPK, from the coding sequence ATGATTAAAATATTAATATTATTAACTTGGCTTACTATTTTTATAATTATAGTTGCTGGCACCTACAAAATTCAGAATCTCATCAGTGATTTTAAAGCTAAAGGCAAGGATGAAAAAGCAGAAGTCTTACAAACATCTCAAAATTGGTTTTACGCTTTAATTGTTATCGCTTCTATATGTGGTATTGGTGTTTTATATCTTTTTTTGAAAGGCACTATTTACGAAAGTCATTTTTTTGAATGGCTAAATTTAACGGTTCGCTTAATTCACATCACTTTCGGAATTGCTTGGATTGGAGCTTCATTCTATTTTGTGTTTTTAGAGAATGCCTTAAACAGAACTGAAAATGTAAGAGATGAATTAGCAGGTAACCTTTGGGCCGTTCATGGTGGTGGATTTTACTATGTAGAAAAATACAAATTAGCACCAAAAAAAATCCCGAAGCATCTGCATTGGTTTAAATATGAAGCTTATTTTACTTGGCTTTCTGGGTTTTGTCTGCTTTCAATAGTCTATTATTTTAATGCCAGCTCTTACTTAATAGACCCTGAAGTTTTAGATATTTTGCCTTCAACAGCTATCGCCATTAGTGTAGCTTCTTTAATAATTGGTTGGATTTTATATGACCAAATTTGCAAACGCTTAAGCAACAATAAAGTCGTTTTTACCATGGCAATAACAGTTTTGATGTTTTTATTTGCTTGGTTTTATGCTCAAGTTTTTAGTGGTAGAGCGGCTTATATTCACTTTGGTGCTTTTTTAGGAACTTTAATGGCTGCCAATGTATTTTTCATTATAATTCCTGGGCAAAAACGGATGGTCGCTGCTGCAAAGAAAGGCTTGCTTCCAGATCCTGCAGATGGAAAAGCAGCTGGATTACGATCGTACACTAATAATTATTTTACACTTCCTGTGTTGTTTGTGATGATTAGCAATCATTTTCCGAGTACGTTTGGAAATGCCTACCAATGGATTGTTCTTATTGGTATTACTCTGGGTACAGCAGGAGTAAAACACTATCTCAATTTACGTGAAAAAGGACAGCTTTCTATTTGGGTAATGCCAATTTCTGTATTACTTTTATTTGGGATGGCATTTATGACGGCACCTACACCTCCAAAATATGAAAACTGCCAAGAAATGGTTTCGTTTATAGATGTTCAAACTATTATTAACAATAGATGTACAGTTTGCCATTCTTCAAATCCAACAGATGCTGTATGGAAAGTTGCACCAAATGGCGTGAAATATGATACGGCTGAACAGATTTATAATTTAAAAGATAAAATTTTTCAACGCGTCGTAGTAAGTAAAAACATGCCTTTTAATAATAATCAAACAGGAATGACCCAGGAAGAACGCGATATGATTAATTGTTGGATCAATCAAGGAGCACCAAAATAA
- the uraD gene encoding 2-oxo-4-hydroxy-4-carboxy-5-ureidoimidazoline decarboxylase, with product MITIDQLNSLSNEEAFSKLEQCCVSKTWVNGMLASRPFATESELITKAASIWYNDCALDDFKEAFTGHPKIGNIESLKAKFAHTANWAGNEQAKVAEANTDTIEALAKANDAYEAKFGYIFIVSASGKSAEEMLAIINCRLNHDEADEIYVAMNEQHKITVIRLVKLIENLAKNADLSSHLTTHALDTSLGIPAKHMLITLKGLRNNQWKPMSVGITNNDGRISDVLPPGQLLTPGHYTMLFDTANYFKNSNQKGFYPEVSIQFEVTDTNHYHVPLLINPYGYSTYKGS from the coding sequence ATGATAACAATAGACCAACTTAATTCACTTTCTAATGAGGAAGCATTTTCTAAATTAGAGCAATGCTGTGTTTCCAAAACTTGGGTGAATGGTATGCTTGCAAGTAGACCTTTTGCAACGGAAAGTGAATTGATCACAAAAGCCGCATCAATATGGTATAACGATTGTGCTTTAGACGATTTTAAAGAAGCCTTTACTGGCCATCCAAAAATTGGAAATATAGAAAGTTTAAAAGCCAAATTCGCTCATACCGCAAATTGGGCAGGAAACGAACAAGCTAAAGTTGCAGAAGCCAATACAGATACTATTGAAGCCTTAGCAAAAGCCAATGATGCATACGAAGCTAAATTCGGTTATATTTTTATAGTGAGCGCTAGTGGAAAATCGGCTGAAGAAATGTTAGCGATTATCAATTGTAGGTTGAATCATGACGAAGCCGATGAAATTTATGTTGCTATGAATGAGCAGCATAAAATTACCGTCATTCGATTAGTAAAACTCATTGAAAATCTTGCTAAAAACGCAGATTTAAGTAGTCATTTAACCACGCATGCTTTAGATACTTCTTTAGGAATTCCTGCAAAACATATGCTGATAACACTAAAAGGTTTACGTAACAATCAATGGAAACCAATGAGTGTTGGCATTACAAATAACGATGGTCGGATTTCAGATGTGTTGCCTCCTGGTCAACTTTTAACACCTGGACATTACACGATGCTCTTTGACACAGCAAACTATTTTAAAAATAGTAATCAAAAAGGATTTTATCCTGAAGTTTCAATTCAATTTGAAGTGACAGATACAAACCATTATCACGTACCATTATTAATTAACCCTTATGGTTATTCAACATATAAAGGAAGTTAA
- a CDS encoding pyridoxal-phosphate-dependent aminotransferase family protein, whose protein sequence is MAYTFNPPKRYLMGPGPSDAHPRVLKAMASPLIGHLDPHFVTMMDQVKDMVQKTFLTQNNLTFVVSAPGSAGMETCLANLLEPGDECIICINGVFGGRMAEIAERCGATVHKVMTPWGKVTSEQQIKDALKDCPKPKLVALVHAETSTGALQPLEEISKLVHDVDSLLVVDAVTSYCGVPLKVDEWGIDAIYTGSQKNLSAPPGLSPVSFSPRAVEVLENRKTKVQSWFLDLNLVKNYWAGAKRAYHHTAPVSAVFALHEALNLVMEEGLENRWKRHYEVHDYLQQELEALGFKYLVDKAHRLPNLNSVYLPESVTDEATLRTKLLTDFNIEVGGGLGDFAGKIWRIGIMGESCTHNHVNMLIGALKEIL, encoded by the coding sequence ATGGCATATACATTTAATCCACCAAAGCGTTACTTAATGGGTCCTGGACCATCCGATGCACACCCTAGAGTTCTAAAAGCTATGGCATCTCCTTTAATTGGTCATTTAGATCCACATTTTGTAACCATGATGGATCAAGTTAAGGATATGGTTCAAAAAACCTTTTTAACGCAAAACAATCTAACATTTGTAGTTTCAGCACCTGGAAGTGCAGGCATGGAAACCTGTTTAGCCAATTTATTAGAACCAGGTGACGAATGTATTATTTGCATCAATGGTGTGTTTGGTGGACGTATGGCAGAAATCGCAGAACGTTGTGGTGCTACAGTTCACAAAGTAATGACTCCTTGGGGAAAAGTCACTTCTGAGCAACAAATAAAAGACGCTTTAAAAGACTGCCCGAAACCAAAATTGGTAGCATTAGTGCATGCTGAAACCTCAACTGGTGCTTTACAACCCTTAGAAGAGATTAGTAAACTTGTGCATGATGTTGATTCACTTTTAGTCGTTGATGCTGTAACCTCTTATTGTGGTGTACCCTTAAAAGTTGATGAATGGGGAATTGATGCTATTTACACAGGATCACAAAAAAACTTAAGTGCGCCTCCTGGATTATCTCCTGTAAGTTTTTCTCCAAGAGCAGTTGAAGTTCTTGAAAATAGAAAGACCAAAGTTCAAAGTTGGTTTTTAGACTTAAATCTCGTTAAAAATTATTGGGCTGGAGCTAAAAGAGCGTATCATCATACAGCTCCTGTTTCTGCTGTTTTTGCTTTACATGAAGCATTAAATTTAGTCATGGAAGAAGGCTTAGAAAACCGATGGAAAAGACATTATGAGGTGCACGATTATTTACAACAAGAATTAGAAGCTCTTGGCTTTAAATATTTAGTGGACAAAGCACATCGTTTACCTAACTTAAATTCTGTTTATTTACCAGAAAGCGTAACAGATGAAGCTACTTTAAGAACCAAATTATTAACTGACTTTAATATTGAAGTTGGTGGTGGACTTGGTGATTTTGCAGGTAAAATTTGGCGTATCGGAATTATGGGTGAAAGTTGTACGCATAACCATGTAAATATGCTAATAGGTGCTTTGAAAGAAATACTTTAG
- a CDS encoding M20 family metallo-hydrolase yields MNRIHQELDTLARFSSSEFPSVTRVLYTQEDLNARDYFIGMCEEIGLKVRVDAIGNTYARWEGTAPELAAVGTGSHIDAIPLSGQYDGTVGVFGGLEAIRYLKSIDYKPKRSIELVLFTAEEPTRFAIGCLGSRMMSGQLTPEQALKLKDKEGGFFNDIREAAGFKGDLNDVKLSEDYYHAFVELHIEQGPRLEKENLDIGIVDKIAAPSTLIVKLIGEGGHAGAVLMPIRKDAGVAGAEIMMAVERIAKDSKSEDTVATTGIFDILPRAVNSIPKEAYLEIDLRDTNIETRDKALADLKHEIAEICEKRHIKYSIELLNCDPPATCDENLVHTAEKAAKGLGYSTKVMTSHAYHDSLFMAQLFPTTMIFIPSKDGVSHRPDEYSSPEEIDKGVQTLALTLKDVAS; encoded by the coding sequence ATGAATAGAATACACCAAGAACTCGATACTTTAGCGCGCTTTTCATCAAGCGAATTTCCATCGGTGACCAGAGTTTTATATACGCAAGAAGATTTAAACGCGCGTGATTATTTTATAGGCATGTGTGAAGAGATTGGCTTAAAAGTTAGAGTAGATGCCATAGGAAATACGTATGCGCGTTGGGAAGGCACAGCACCAGAATTAGCAGCTGTGGGTACTGGTTCTCATATCGATGCTATTCCATTATCTGGACAATATGATGGAACCGTTGGTGTTTTTGGTGGTTTGGAAGCTATTAGGTATTTGAAAAGTATAGATTATAAACCAAAACGCTCTATAGAATTGGTGTTGTTTACGGCAGAAGAACCAACACGTTTTGCCATTGGTTGTTTGGGAAGCAGAATGATGTCTGGACAATTAACACCCGAACAAGCCTTAAAGCTTAAAGATAAAGAAGGTGGTTTTTTTAATGATATCAGAGAAGCAGCTGGATTTAAAGGCGATTTAAATGATGTGAAACTGTCTGAAGATTACTACCACGCCTTTGTAGAATTACATATTGAACAGGGGCCACGTTTAGAAAAAGAAAACTTAGATATTGGTATAGTAGATAAAATTGCTGCGCCAAGTACGTTGATTGTAAAATTGATAGGCGAAGGTGGTCATGCAGGAGCTGTGTTAATGCCGATTAGAAAAGATGCTGGTGTCGCAGGAGCTGAAATTATGATGGCTGTTGAACGCATTGCAAAAGATTCTAAAAGTGAAGATACTGTGGCCACGACCGGAATTTTTGATATTCTTCCACGTGCAGTCAATAGTATTCCCAAAGAAGCATACTTAGAAATAGATTTACGGGATACAAATATTGAAACGAGAGACAAAGCTCTTGCAGATTTAAAACATGAAATCGCTGAAATTTGCGAGAAGCGACATATTAAATATTCAATAGAATTATTGAATTGCGATCCTCCTGCCACTTGTGATGAGAACTTAGTGCATACAGCGGAAAAAGCAGCCAAAGGTTTAGGGTATTCAACGAAAGTGATGACGAGTCATGCTTATCATGATTCTTTGTTTATGGCACAATTGTTTCCAACTACCATGATTTTTATTCCTAGTAAAGATGGAGTAAGTCATCGTCCAGATGAATACAGTTCACCTGAAGAAATAGATAAAGGAGTGCAAACGTTAGCTTTAACGTTAAAGGACGTTGCTAGCTAA
- the allE gene encoding (S)-ureidoglycine aminohydrolase produces MSKIKLTALSRSVVESDHAVITGDGFVNSKVPGWDNCEVNVVINEAMGANFCQLLITMEASGQLKGRTKDSQIFFYVLEGSCDVTVENQNENLKKGSYVYIPVGKDYLFSKAEAGTKLLTFHKVYEPLEGFPVPEIIINSDSKIKQNIYCDDPNLLMQNLLPEQDNLSWDMAVNIFTYNPGANLPFVETHIMEHGLIYLEGQGIYRLADKWYPIKKGDSIWMAPYCPQWFGALGTEPAVYIYYKNVNRFPTTI; encoded by the coding sequence ATGAGTAAAATAAAACTAACAGCCTTATCAAGGTCAGTTGTAGAATCTGATCATGCCGTGATTACAGGCGATGGATTTGTAAATAGTAAAGTTCCTGGTTGGGATAATTGCGAAGTTAATGTGGTAATTAACGAAGCTATGGGAGCCAATTTTTGTCAGCTTTTAATAACCATGGAGGCCTCAGGACAATTGAAAGGCAGAACTAAAGACTCACAAATTTTCTTTTATGTTTTAGAAGGTTCATGCGACGTAACCGTTGAAAATCAAAACGAAAATCTCAAAAAGGGATCTTATGTTTATATACCAGTAGGAAAAGATTATTTGTTTTCTAAGGCTGAAGCAGGCACTAAACTATTAACCTTTCATAAGGTTTATGAACCGTTAGAAGGCTTTCCTGTTCCAGAAATTATAATTAATTCCGATTCAAAAATTAAACAAAACATCTATTGTGATGATCCTAATTTGTTGATGCAAAACTTATTGCCAGAACAAGATAATTTGTCTTGGGATATGGCTGTTAATATTTTCACCTATAATCCTGGAGCCAATCTTCCATTTGTTGAAACGCACATTATGGAGCATGGCTTAATTTATTTAGAAGGTCAAGGGATTTACCGATTAGCAGATAAATGGTATCCTATTAAAAAAGGAGATAGCATTTGGATGGCACCCTATTGTCCACAATGGTTTGGTGCTTTAGGAACAGAACCAGCCGTCTATATTTATTATAAAAATGTGAACCGATTTCCAACAACAATATAA
- a CDS encoding M20 family metallo-hydrolase — protein MNNRTERITKRLEQLSLISDDDKCLSRFFGTPAHNEAKNLLMTWMEAAGLLVFCDSLGNVRGVLKSNQQNAKHFVIGSHYDTVYNAGNFDGPLGIILGIEIAQRLKENNTELPFHLNIACFSDEEGSRFNTAYLGSSVLAGNFDTDWLLRTDDCNVTLSEAIETYYGNVEAISNDKIPEGDWLGYYEIHIEQGPVLCKENLPICLVSNIASQIRVEVTWEGISAHAGTSPMYLRDDALCAASEFILEVEKTGQKHQEKLVGTVGKMNMLSNTSNVIPAFVCHSLDIRSADSDFLIEIQDQLQHKAIEISKKRNIKLSWKVMQMNPAVICDNHLKDVLRKSIKKVGIDKSIEITSGAGHDAVMISKVAPVSMLFVRCTDGISHNPEEYASPEDIEVALKVSDQFLDELIKEFN, from the coding sequence ATGAATAACAGAACAGAACGAATTACAAAACGATTAGAGCAATTGTCCTTAATCAGCGATGACGATAAGTGTTTATCTCGCTTTTTTGGAACACCTGCACATAATGAAGCCAAGAACCTATTAATGACTTGGATGGAAGCAGCAGGTTTGCTTGTGTTTTGTGATAGTTTAGGCAATGTAAGAGGTGTGTTGAAAAGCAACCAACAAAATGCAAAACACTTTGTTATTGGTTCGCATTACGATACGGTTTATAACGCCGGAAATTTTGATGGTCCTTTAGGGATTATACTCGGAATTGAAATAGCACAACGATTAAAAGAAAACAACACAGAATTACCTTTTCATTTAAATATTGCTTGTTTTTCGGATGAAGAAGGTTCACGTTTTAATACCGCTTATCTAGGAAGTAGTGTTTTGGCTGGTAATTTTGATACGGATTGGTTGCTAAGAACAGATGATTGCAACGTGACGTTATCTGAAGCCATAGAAACATATTACGGAAATGTAGAAGCCATTTCTAATGATAAAATTCCTGAAGGAGACTGGTTAGGTTATTATGAAATTCATATAGAACAAGGGCCTGTGCTTTGTAAAGAAAATTTACCAATTTGCTTAGTTAGTAATATTGCGAGCCAAATTAGAGTAGAAGTCACTTGGGAAGGTATAAGTGCACACGCTGGCACCTCACCAATGTATTTAAGAGATGACGCGCTTTGTGCAGCTTCAGAGTTTATTTTAGAAGTAGAAAAAACTGGGCAAAAGCATCAAGAGAAATTGGTAGGCACTGTCGGAAAAATGAATATGTTGTCTAATACATCTAATGTTATTCCTGCTTTTGTGTGTCATAGTCTGGATATCAGAAGTGCGGATTCCGACTTTTTAATCGAAATACAAGACCAACTTCAACATAAAGCTATAGAAATTTCTAAAAAAAGAAATATCAAACTGAGTTGGAAAGTCATGCAAATGAATCCGGCTGTGATTTGTGATAATCATTTAAAAGACGTGCTTAGAAAAAGTATTAAAAAAGTGGGCATTGATAAATCCATAGAAATCACAAGTGGAGCAGGTCATGATGCGGTTATGATATCCAAAGTAGCACCAGTTTCTATGTTATTTGTGCGTTGTACAGATGGAATTAGCCATAATCCAGAAGAATATGCGAGCCCAGAAGATATAGAAGTCGCTCTAAAAGTTTCAGATCAATTTTTGGACGAACTAATTAAAGAATTTAATTAA
- a CDS encoding nucleoside-triphosphatase, translating into MIYILTGEIRSGKTTALSEWCKNRNDVDGLLCPDNAEGRRYFLEVKSKNEFELETELDTEDIIKIGNFKFLKSAFDKANEFLISADSETKTTYLIIDELGKLELRNEGLHWSAERLIPNCLTDKNRHLILVVRNYLVEVIVKHYSITEYRILTKVNLENLN; encoded by the coding sequence ATGATTTATATTCTTACAGGTGAAATTCGATCTGGTAAAACAACAGCTTTATCGGAGTGGTGTAAGAACCGAAATGATGTCGATGGTTTGTTATGTCCAGATAATGCCGAAGGAAGACGTTATTTTCTAGAGGTTAAATCTAAGAATGAATTTGAACTTGAAACGGAACTCGACACTGAAGATATTATTAAAATAGGAAACTTTAAATTTTTGAAATCTGCTTTTGATAAAGCGAATGAATTTTTAATTTCTGCGGATTCCGAAACTAAGACGACATATCTCATTATAGATGAACTTGGAAAACTTGAATTAAGGAATGAAGGTTTGCATTGGTCTGCAGAGAGATTGATTCCTAATTGTTTAACTGATAAAAACAGGCATCTCATTCTTGTAGTTAGAAATTATTTGGTTGAAGTCATTGTGAAGCACTATTCAATCACAGAATATCGGATTCTAACAAAAGTAAACCTAGAAAACCTGAATTAG
- the xdhC gene encoding xanthine dehydrogenase accessory protein XdhC — MQNWIELLFEFKQKQIPVAFITVSKCLGSTPCVVGSRMLVTEGKEIHGTIGGGKLEFKAIDEAIVALKENRIIESTYTLGPEFEQCCGGKVEFIIEPMNQSPELFLFGAGHIGVEITKLLVDTPFKVNLIDSREDWFSNLELDSIVTTHQATETDFKSFKDAVKWGSNCYVLVLTHNHAIDFDIITMALQNETKFLGLIGSKTKKVRFNNMLINEMHIPEGMTNVVCPIGLDIGGDTPKEIAISVVAQLLQVHYKDTVEN, encoded by the coding sequence ATGCAAAACTGGATTGAATTACTTTTTGAATTTAAACAAAAGCAAATACCTGTTGCCTTTATAACGGTGTCCAAGTGTTTAGGGTCAACTCCTTGTGTGGTGGGTTCGCGTATGCTCGTGACTGAGGGTAAAGAAATCCATGGAACGATAGGAGGAGGGAAACTTGAATTTAAAGCCATAGACGAGGCTATCGTTGCTTTAAAAGAGAATAGAATTATTGAATCGACTTATACTTTGGGACCCGAATTTGAACAATGTTGTGGTGGAAAAGTGGAATTTATTATAGAACCTATGAATCAATCACCAGAATTATTTTTATTTGGAGCAGGACATATCGGTGTTGAAATCACAAAATTATTAGTCGATACACCTTTTAAAGTGAACCTTATAGATTCACGCGAAGATTGGTTTTCTAATCTAGAATTAGACAGCATTGTAACCACGCATCAAGCCACTGAAACCGATTTTAAATCGTTTAAAGATGCTGTAAAATGGGGATCTAATTGTTATGTTTTAGTGTTGACTCACAATCATGCTATTGATTTTGATATTATAACAATGGCATTACAAAACGAAACTAAATTTTTAGGACTAATAGGAAGCAAAACAAAAAAAGTAAGATTCAATAATATGTTGATTAATGAGATGCATATTCCTGAAGGAATGACAAATGTGGTGTGTCCAATAGGTTTAGACATTGGAGGAGATACACCAAAGGAAATTGCGATTAGCGTGGTGGCTCAATTGCTTCAAGTGCATTATAAAGACACCGTTGAGAATTAA
- a CDS encoding arsenosugar biosynthesis-associated peroxidase-like protein, protein MSKPYYDAADLRKFGKITEWSEELGTKFFDYYAKVFEEGALTAREKSLIALAVAHTEQCPYCIDAYTKDTLQRGITKEQMMEAIHVGAAIKSGATLVHGVQMMNKVNKLDG, encoded by the coding sequence ATGTCAAAACCATATTACGATGCTGCGGATTTACGCAAATTTGGAAAAATCACAGAATGGAGTGAAGAATTAGGAACAAAATTCTTCGATTATTACGCAAAAGTATTTGAAGAAGGCGCTTTAACTGCTCGTGAAAAATCACTCATAGCTTTAGCTGTAGCGCATACAGAACAATGTCCATATTGTATTGATGCCTATACAAAAGACACATTACAACGTGGCATTACTAAAGAGCAAATGATGGAAGCCATACATGTTGGTGCAGCCATAAAAAGCGGCGCCACTTTAGTACATGGTGTACAAATGATGAATAAAGTCAACAAATTAGACGGTTAA